The Malus sylvestris chromosome 12, drMalSylv7.2, whole genome shotgun sequence genome contains a region encoding:
- the LOC126594062 gene encoding uncharacterized protein LOC126594062 — translation MKSAFRNAHSLFRSLNPNPNPHLTSLLLPLRLTLLTPPSPPSLRPQTFPSLSATLSSASMPGGEPLTPPPLDKQFEDFRAQLEESGTLRERIRAVVMEIESTTRLMHSGLLLVHQSRSTPEVLEKPKGQIGVLKELYNRLAEVVRESPGQYYRYHGDWRTETQTVVSLLAFMHWLETGTLLLHTEAEGKLGLNDSEFCLDVEDYLVGICFMSNELPRYVVNQVTAGDYDCPRKVLKFLTDLHAAFRMLNLRNDFLRKKFDGMKYDLRRVEEVYYDVKIRGLTANGAPVEDQGPQGPP, via the exons ATGAAGTCAGCGTTTCGAAACGCCCACTCTCTCTTCCgctccctaaaccctaaccctaaccctcaCCTCACCTCGCTTCTCCTCCCTCTCCGTCTCACACTCCTCACCCCACCCTCACCTCCGTCCCTCAGACCCCAAACATTTCCCTCCCTCTCCGCCACTCTCTCCTCCGCGTCGATGCCTGGCGGCGAACCCCTCACGCCTCCCCCGCTGGATAAGCAGTTCGAGGACTTCCGAGCTCAGCTTGAAGAGTCCGGGACCTTGCGCGAGCGCATTCGAGCTGTGGTTATGGAGATCGAGTCCACCACAAGGCTAATGCACTCCGGCCTCCTCCTAGTTCACCAGTCTCGCTCCACTCCCG AGGTTTTGGAGAAGCCGAAGGGACAGATTGGCGTGCTGAAGGAGCTCTACAATCGGCTCGCTGAAGTCGTGCGTGAATCTCCTGGGCAGTACTATAG ATATCATGGTGACTGGAGGACTGAGACGCAGACTGTGGTTTCACTGCTTGCGTTTATGCACTGGTTGGAGACAGGGACTCTTTTGTTGCACACTGAAGCTGAAGGAAAACTTGGAC TGAACGATTCAGAATTTTGTCTGGATGTTGAAGACTATCTTGTTG GTATTTGTTTCATGTCCAACGAATTG CCGAGGTACGTGGTTAACCAAGTGACTGCTGGGGACTATGACTGTCCAAGAAAGGTGCTTAAGTTTTTGACAGATCTTCATGCAGCCTTCCGTATGCTTAATCTCCGGAATGACTTTTTGCGCAAGAAATTTGATG GTATGAAGTATGACCTGAGAAGGGTTGAAGAAGTTTACTACGATGTTAAGATCAGAGGCTTGACAGCCAATGGTGCTCCTGTGGAAGACCAAGGACCCCAAGGACCGCCATAA